In the Brevundimonas sp. MF30-B genome, ACCACACCTCCGAGGCGGGCGCGACGACTTCAAGGCGCGGGGTCGGCTGGCTCATGACGGCTCCAATGATAGCCCGGCCAGCAGGTTCCGCGCCAGTTCCGTCGGAAGCGCGCCCGTTTGGGCCATGCGCAGCGCGCGATAGGCCGTCGCCACAGTAAAGGCGTCCCGCACCGCGCCGCGCTCGATCTCATGGATCAGGTCGGCGAACGGAACGCGCGCGGCGCGGATGTCTTCAGTGTCGTCAGCCGCCCCGAGCGCCGGCGTCAGACCCCAGGCGACCCAGGCGATGGCGCGCTCGTCCGACACCGAGTTGGACAACTCCAGCCGCACGGCCTCTCGCCAGTGGTCGGCCTGCAGGCCCGCCTCTTCGGCCAATTCACGCTTCACGCCTTCGAAGGGGTCCTCGTCGAAGGGCGCGCCGCCCTCGGGCATCTCCCAGACGAAGTTCTTTAGAGGAAACCGCTGCTGGCCGACCAGGGTCACGGTTCCATCGTCATGCAGGGGCAGGACGCCGACCGCCAGGTTGCGGAACCGCGCCACCACATAGTCGGCCGTCGATCCCGTGGGCGCCGTAGCGTCGTCGCGCGTGACGCGCAGCCAAGCGTTTTCGAACACCACCTCGCCGCCTCGGCTGGTCCACGGCGCAGGCTGATCGTCTGTCTGCCAGCGGGGCGCCGGACGATCCTGATCGAAGGGCGAGGGCTCGGCGTCGGTTCGGCTCATCCACGGCATATGGCGCCTGGATCGTCGAACGCCTAGCTAGGCGGCATGTCCGAACTGTCTTCCATCCTGCCGCTGCCTGCCCGATCTCTCGAATGGGAAACGCGGCTGGCGACCCGCCGTTCAGCCCCGGCCCAGGCCCTGACCGCGCCAGCTCCGTCGGAACCCGAGCTGGATCGAATCCTGACCCTGGCGGCGCGCACGCCGGATCACGGCAAGCTGTTTCCCTGGCGGTTCGTGATCCTGAGCCCGCGCTTCCGCCTCGAGGCCGCCGCGAGTCTCAGACCGCTGGCCGCCCGCCAGCCTGCACCGGACAAGGCGGCCAAGGTGCTCGTCAAGCTGACCGCTCCGCCCGTCACGGTCATGGTCGTGTCCTCCCCGGTCGCCAGCGACAAAATCCCTGCCTGGGAGCAGGAGCTGTCGGCTGGCGCCGTCTGCATGAACCTGGAGCACGCCGCCAGCGCGCTGGGCTACGCCGCCAGTTGGATCACCGACTGGTACAGCTATGACCCCGATGCTGCGTCGCTGTTCGGGGTCAAGGATGGCGAGCGAATCGCCGGCTTCATCCACCTGGGATCCATGGCCGAGCCCGCGCTCGAGCGGCCTCGGCCTGACATGGCGTCGAAAATCCAGCGCCTGGACTAGACGCTACTTCGGCTCCACCGAATTGCCGATGCGCTCGGCCAAGGCCAGGTCTTCGCCCTCCAGGCTAGACAGCCAGACGTGGATCTCAGCCGGCGCCGTCTGGCGCTGGAACAGGTGCTCCATGGCCGTGCGGACATCGCCGTTGGCGGAGACGATGGAGGTCCGTCCCGCCGCTGTGCGCGCCTCGCCGCTGTAGATCGGGAACTGCGACGCCGGACCGGCATAGATCATGACGAAGGTGCGATCGCCGCGCTTGATCGAATAGATGCCGACGCCCGGCGCCGGGCGTTGCGCGGTCAGGCTGAAACCGCGCGGCACGTCGATGCGGAACGGCAGGTCGGCGATGGCCGTAGCGTCCATGGCGTGAGCCGCAGGCGGGGCGGGACGATCTTCGGTTTCGACCTCGGCCTCGACTGCCTCCTCCACGCCCTGTTCCGGCGTCTCTTCGGGTTCGACGGCGGCGCTCGGAGCAGCGGGAAAGCGCGCGGGCGCGGATGCCGCCGGCACGGTTCCCAGCACGCTCGACGGCGGACCGCTGTTCAGCGACCGGGTCAGGTCGGAGCCGGGCCGCTCCGCGGGCGGCTGAGTCTGCGGCTGCGGCGCAGCGGCCTGTGTCAGGATGGAAAGCGATACGAGGACAGATGCGATCATGGCCGCGACCATCCTCCGTCCTCAGCGGAACGGCAAGGCCCTGAGCGTATAGGCGACGACGCCGGTCGCACCGGCCGCCACCACGGCCAGCAGGACGAACCACATCAGCCGACGCCAAAGGGGCGGCGTCGGCTCGCCGGGCTCGGGCGGGGGTACGGGTCTAATGATGATAGCCGGCGTCCTCATCGATCTTGCCGCGGAACACCCAGTAGACCCAGGCGGTGTAAGCCAGGATCATCGGCAGGATGACCACCGTGCCCACCAGCATCAGGCCAAGAGCGTTGTCGGGCGCCGCCGCCTGGCGGAAACTCAGGGCATAGGGCACCACATAGGGCGCAAACCCGACCGCCAGGCCGACATAGCCTGACAGGAAAACCAGCAAGGCCCCCACGAACGGCCAGCGGTGCGATCCTCTGCGCGCGGTCAGGAAAACAATCGCGAGCCCAGCGAGACCCAGCAGCGGGACGACCAGCAGAGGTGTCAGCACGGCCCAGTCGATGACGACATCACCGCCCAGGTCCACACCCCAGCGCGCCGCGACACGCGGGTGGATGACCAGGGTCGCCAGGCTGACGGCCGCCAGCAGCACCGCCGTGGCCACACCGCTGATCAGGCTCCAGCGCTTGGCGTCTCCATGCAGATTGTCCTTGGTCTTCATCATCAGCCAGGTCGCGCCAAGCAAGGCGTAACCGGCCAGCAGGCCCACTGACACCAGCAGGGTGTAGGGCGTGAACCAGTCGAACTGCCCACCCGCGAACCGCTCGTCGCGCACGACCACGCCCTGGATGAAGCCGCCCAGGATCAGCCCCTGGGCCCAGGTCGTCAGGATCGACCCGCCCGCGAACATCTGCGTCCAGAAGCGGCGTCCGCGATCCCGCGCCCTAAAGCGGAACTCGAACGCCACCCCGCGCACGATCAGACCGGCCAGCATCAGCAGCACCGGCAGGTAGAAGGCCGGCATCAGGACTGAATAGGCCAGCGGAAAGGCCGCCAGCAGCCCGCCCCCGCCCAGCACCAGCCAGGTCTCGTTGCCGTCCCAGACGGGGGCGACCGTGTTCATCATCACATCGCGCTCGCCGGGCGAGCTGGCGAAAGGGAACAGGATTCCGATGCCCAGGTCGAACCCGTCCAGCAGCACGTAGAGCAGAACCGCGACCGCGATCAGGCCCGCCCAGATCAGGGGAAGGTCCAGGTCCATCTCAGCGCCCTCCGTCCTGAGTGTCGTCCTTGTCGGGCGCCTGGCCCATCGGGGTGCCCGGCGCGCGATCCTGCCTGGGTTGCGGCTCATGTGAGTCCGCCACCGGCCCCTCGATCATCAGCCGCAGAATGAACAAGGCGCCGGCCGTGAAGACGATGGAATAGACGATCACATAGGCCAGAAGGCTGGTCGCCACCTGGCTGGCGATCACGGGTGAGACGGCGTCCCGCGTTCGAAGCACGCCGTAGACCACCCAAGGCTGACGCCCGACCTCGGTCACCATCCATCCGGCCAGAACGGCGATGAAGCCGCTGGGCCCCATCAGCACGCAGAACCTCAGGAACCATCCGGTCTGGAACAGCCGCTTCCTGACCATGAGCACCACGCCCCAGGCGCCCAGGCCGATCATCAGCAGGCCCAGGCCCACCATGATGCGGAAGGCGAAGAAGGGGATGGCGACCGGCGGCTGATCCTCGCGCGGCCAGGCGTCCATACCCAAAATGACCTCGTCTCTGGGTACGTTCTGGACCAGATTGCCGATGCCGGGGATCGAGATCTCAAAGTGGTTCTTCTGAGCATCGCGGTCAGGAATGCCGAACAGATGCAAGGGCTGGTTCGCCTGACTGATCCAATAGCCCTCGATGGCGGCGGTCTTGGACGGCTGCAGCTTGTGCGCCACCTCTCCAGACCAGTGACCGGCCAAAAGTTGCAACGGGGCGGTCACCGCGATCATGCCGACCGCCATCACCAGAGCGATGCGGCTTTCGCCCCATCCCTCGGTGCGCACCTTGCGGGCGCGATCGCGCAGAACATGGAAGGCCGACACGGCGCCCACGACCAGAGCTGTGGTCAGAAAGGCCGCCAGCAGCATGTGGGTCAGCCGCGACGGGAAGCTGGGATTGAAGATCACCTGCATCCAGTCGGTCGCCTGGAACCGGCCGTCGGCCATGATCTCGTAGCCTTGCGGCGTCTGCATCCAGCTGTTGGCCGACAGGATCCAGAAGGCCGAGATGGTGGTGCCGATCGCGACCAGCACCGTCGCCAGGAAATGAAGCCGCGGTCCCACCTTCTTCCAGCCGAACAGCATGACGCCCAGGAATGACGCTTCCAGGAAGAAGGCCGTCAAAACCTCGTAGGCCAGCAGCGGCCCGATCACTCCGCCGGTCAGGCGGATGAACTCCGACCAGTTGGTGCCGAACTGGTAGCTCAGCACCACGCCGGACACGACGCCCATGCCGAAGCTCAGGGCGAAGATCTTCACCCAGAACAGATACAGCGTCTTGAACGCCTCGCGCTTGGTGGCCAGCCATAGGCCTTCCAGCACCGCCAGATAGGCCGCCAGGCCGATCGTGAAGGCCGGAAATATGATGTGAAACGAGACGGTGAAGGCGAACTGAAGCCGCGATAGCAGCAGCGCGTCGAAGTCCACGGATGCCCCCGGAAAAACCCTAAGGATAATGGGGCTATGCGCTCATGCGGGCAGGTTGTCCAGAGCCTGGGCCGTCATATTTCGTCGCATGATGAATTCAGGCGCGGGGCAGCAGCACCCAAAAGGTCGCCCCCTCGCCAGGAGCGGACAGGACGCCGATCTCCCCGCCTTGCAGTTCGGTCAGCCTCTTGGCCAGGGCGAGGCCGACGCCGTGGCCCTCGATGGCCGATTTCTCGAGCCCCAGACGATTGAACGGCTCGAACAGCTGGGCCTGCTTCTCCGGCGAAAGGCCGGGACCCCTATCGACCACCGCGAGCCGGATGTGTTCGCCGGAGGCGCTCGCCATGAGCCGAACCACGCCGCCCGACCCGCCATATTTGAGGGCGTTGGAGGTCAGATTGCCAATCACCTGGTTCAACCGCTGAGAATCGGCGAGGGCGACAAGGTCCGGATCGTCGACCGACACCTCTACGCGCACGCCTTCAGCCTCGGGCCGTAGCTGAGCGACGCGCCGAACATCCTGCAGCAGGCCCTCGACCTTGACCGGCCGCAGCTCGACCTTGACGCCTCCGGCCTCGGCCCGGGCTACGTCCAAAAGATCATGGGCCAGGGTCTCCACCTGGCGCGCCGTCCTGACCAGCATTTCGGCCATCTCAACCTGCGTCGGCGTAGTCGGGCCGAGTTGGCCCGTGCGCCACAGATCGCCAATGCCGATGACTCCCCCGACAGGGCTCTTGATCTCGTGCGCGACGTTGGCGAGGAGGCGTGACTTGGCCGCCGATGACCGCTCCGCGCGAACCTGGCCGGCCTTCGCCCGGTCGGACAGGCGATCCCGCTCCTCAAGCAGGGCCGCGACCAGGACGATGGGCATATAGCCGAGGAGCACCAGCAGCTGCGCCATCAGAGCCCGCCCGGGCCCGTCGAAGCGGGCGTAGGGACCGTGCCCGGCCATGCTGCCGCCGACCGCGAATATGGCGACCACCACCAGGGCCGTGGTCACTCCCACCATGCGCGCCCTCACGGCGATAAGCAGGATGATCGGCAGGATGGTGAAACCCAGAGGGAGATCGAAGGTGGTGAACACCGCTCCGCACGCGGCGAACAGAAGGCCGAAAAGCAGGGTCGTTTCCGCGAGGCGCGCCGGGCTCCGCAGGCGCACCAGAGCGCGGCGACGCAGCGACAGAACGCAGCTTCCGACCACGGCCACGCTCAAGGCGTGCCCGAACCACCAGGTCTGGAAGGTCGGCCAGAAGGGCGACCCGTGCATGAAGCTCAGCATCAACCCGGCGAAGGCGGCCGCCGGCAGCGGAGCGGCCACGGCAGCCGTCAGCAAGAAGCGGCCGGTGTCCTCGACGCTGCCCAGGGTCAAGCTGGGCGCGAAACGCCGCGCCAGACCCACCGCAACCACCACGTCCAGCATGTTGGCGAAGGTGAACATCAGCGCGAGGCTGAACTCGTTGCCCGCAAGGAGATTGCCTATCAGGAAGCCCGCCGCCATCAAGGCGCCGAAGGCGACGTCGAACGCCATGCTGCGGCGTGACCTCAGCCACACGCCGATCGCCAGCCCGCTAGCGCCCCAGAGGGCGGCGACCACGCCGACCGACCGGCTGAACTGAAGCGACAACACGACCAGCATCACCACGCCCACGGCGGTGAAAAGCAGAACCGCGGGATGGCCCAGCCCCAGGGCGCCTTGCGCCGGCGCGGCGCCGACCCGCCCCGGCGCTCTTTGGCGGGCGGCGGTCGACGGCGGCGGAGGCGGCAGATCGAGCGCGCGGCTCACGGGCATGGACTGAACTCGAAGGACTAGGTCCCGGCCAGTCTGCCCGCTGGCTTCCTAACATCCCCTGAAGGCTAGACGGACCCCAAAGCCTTGTTGAAGGCGCGCACCGCCTGGGCAGGCCCGTCGACATGACCCCATACCGCCCCGGACACGGCCACGAAGTCCGCACCCGCGCGTGCAAGCTCCCCGGCGGTGTCCGCCGTAATCCCCCCGATCGCCACACAGGGGACCTCCATCGTCTCCTGCCATATGGTGAGGATTTCCGGGTCGGGACGGCTGGCCGTCGTCTTGGTCTCGGTGGGATAAAAGGCGCCGAAGGCGACATAGTCGGCGCCGCCCTCCGCCGCCTCCATGGCCAGGTGTCGGCTGTCGTGACAGGTCACGCCGACCATTCCAGCCGCCCCCATGATGCGCCGCGCCTCGGCCAGGCTCATGTCGCCCTGTCCCACATGCACGCCGTCGCAGCCTGTGGCGCGCGCCATCTCGGGATCGTCGTTAAGGATCACGGCCGCCCCGCGGGCCTGTGCGATGGGGGCCAGGCGGGAAACGGCCTCACGGACCACCACAGGGTCAGCCGGCTTGAGCCTGATCTGAAGCGCCGCGACATCCCCTGCGTCGAGCGCCGCCTCAAGAGCTTTCGCAAAGGCATCCAGGTCTTCGATCGTCGGCGGCGTGATCAGGTAAAGCCGACACGGCGGGCGCGGCGGCGCGGAAAGAGCGTTGGCCATGTCCGGGCAGTGCCGCCGGAAATCGCGCGGGTCAATACGCCCAGGGCTCTCGCCGGCGCGGCTTCGCCCTGCGGCGCGTGGTCGCTTGGCTGCGAACGACTTGCATTCACCTCATCGCAGCGATAGAGAATGATTATCAGTCGGGTTAAGAGCGTTTATCGTCCGTGTACATCTGCAATTGCAACGGCCTTCGCCAGCGTGATGTGGCCCGCTCGATCGAAGCGGGCGCGACCCGTCCGCGCGACATCTTCGCCAATCATCAGTGCCAGGCCCAGTGCGCCAAATGCGTCTGCGACATGCGTCGGATGATCCAGGATGCGACCGAGTCTTACGCGATGGCGGCGGAATAAGCTGCGCGCAAAAATCACTCGCATTTTCAATGCGGTGAAAAACATTCGCAACTGAACACATCGGCTGAATCGGTGTTATGAACAGCGCCACGCGAGGTCGTGACGGCGCCATCCGGCGACGCGCCTTGTGGTGAGGAGATGGGCCATGAAGGGCGATCCGGCGATCATTCGCACCTTGAACGCGGTGCTGACCAACGAGCTGACCGCGGTCAACCAGTACTTCCTGCACGCCCGCATGTTCGAAAGCTGGGGCCTGCGCCATCTCGGCCAGATCATCTACGACGAATCGATCGGCGAGATGAAACACGCCGACATGCTCATCAAGCGCATCCTGTTCCTGGACGGCCTGCCCAACCTGCAGGACCTGCACAAGCTCAAGGTCGGCGAAGAGCCGATCGAATGCCTGGGGGCTGATCTGCAGCTCGAGTACAACAGCCGCACCACCACCAAGGAGGCGGTGACCCAGTGCGAGGCCGCGCATGACTACGTCAGCCGTGACCTGCTGATGCGCATTCTGGCCGACACGGAAGAGCACATCGACTTCCTGGAGAACCAGCAGAAGCTGATCGAGCTGCTGGGCGCGCAGAACTACCTCCAGTCGGCGATGACCGAGATCCAACCCGACAAGAGCGCCACCGGCAACTGACCGGAACCGCACGGCGCGGCCGTCATTCTCCTTCTGCTTGCAGTAGAAGGACACCGCCCATGACATCGCTCGACACCGCCGTGGACGAGGTGCGCGACCGCGCCGTGGACTTCCTGAACAGCGAAGGCCGGTCCGCGTCGCATGTCGCCCTGGGGGTGGCGCTGACCGCCGGTTTCGCCCTGGCGGCCACGCTATTGGCCATGCGCACCATCGAGCCGCGCGCCCGGTCTCTGTCCAACCTCAAGGACAAGGAAGCGCCGGTCGTGGAGCGTCCCAAGGGGCCGCTCAGTCTGATCCTGCCTGCGGTCTTCTCGGCCACCACACTGTCGGCGGTGCGCGTCTGGAACGCCCCCAACCGGCCTGAGCGCAAGGCCGCCATGGGCCTTTGGATGGCCGCCCAGGCCACGAACGCCGTCTGGCTGGCGGTCCGTCCCGCGTCGCGCGGCCTTCAGATCATTGCCGCCATGACCAGCGCCGGCCTCGCCGCCGCCTTCGCCCACGAAGCGCGCAAGCTGGACGACACGGCCGGCTCGCTGGCGTCCCCCATGGGCGCCGGGGTCAAACTGGCCAATCGCGCCGACAAGGAAGCCGCCGACACCCTGCATTGATCGGCTCGGCCGCCATTGCCCTGAAGCCCGGCTTCCTCTAGGGATCGCGCCCGATTTGCGCGCCGCGACGCCGGCGCGCCCTCCCGCAATTATCCAGCAGCGAACCGCTCCGATGAAGATCAACGGCAACACCATCAAGCCGGGCATGGTGCTCCAGCACAACGGCGGCCTCTGGGTCGTGACCAAAGCCAGCCACGTCAAGCCGGGCAAGGGCGGCGCCTTCGCCAACGTCGAGGCCAAGAACCTCGAGACCGGCAACAAGCTGAACGAGCGCTTCCGGTCCGAAGACAAGGTCGAGCGGGTCACGCTGGAGCAGAAGGACTTCTCCTACCTGTTCGACAACGGCGACAGCCTCGTCTTCATGGACGACGGCACCTACGAGCAAATCGAACTGCAAAAGGACTGGGTCGGCGAAGAGCGCATCCCCTATCTGCAGGAAGGCATGAAGGTCGTAATCGAGATGCACGAAGAGCGTCCGATCGGCCTGTCGCTGCCGGAACAGGTCACCCTGGAAGTGGCCGAGACCGAGCCCACCGTGAAGGGCCAGACCGCCTCGTCCTCCTACAAGCCCGCCATCGCCAACAACGGCGTGCGCATCATGATCCCGCCGTACATGTCGGCCGGAGAGCGCATCATCGTCGACACGACGACCGGCGAATACGTCCGCCGCGCGGACTGACCCAATCCCTGCCCTTCGGGGCGAGCATCTGAACTTCTCCGCCTGTCCGGGCCATTCGGCCTTGTGAAGGACAGGCGGACCAGGAGATCCCCATGGCCCTCGCCTCCGCCCTGCTTCAAGTCATGATGGACGCCGTTCGCAAGACCGGCCGTCCGATGCTGCGCGACTTCGGCGAGGTCTCCCAGCTTCAGGTCTCGCGCAAGGGCCCCGGAGACTTCGTCACCGCCGCCGACATCAAGGCCGAGCAGACGCTGTTCGAACTGCTGAGCAAGGCGCGTCCCGGCTACAGCTTCCTCGGCGAAGAGCGCGGCATGGTGGAGGGAACCGACAAGACCCACACCTGGATCGTCGATCCGATCGACGGCACGACCAACTTCATGCACGCCATGCCCCACTTCGCCATCACGGTGGGACTGGAGCGCAAGGCGCCCGACGGCTCGTCAGAGATCGTGGCCGGCGTGACCTACAATCCGGTCATGAATGAGCTGTTCTGGGCTGAAAAGGGCAAGGGCTGCTATCTCAACGACAGCCGCATCCGCGTCGCGGGCCGCAAGGATCTGTCGGAAAGCCTGGTCGCCACCGGCCTGCCCTTCATCGGCAAGACCGGCCATGGCCAGGCGATCAAGGACATCCACGCCGTCGGCCAACGCGTCGCCGGCATCCGCCGCCTGGGCTCGGCCGCCCTGGACTTCGCCTGGGTCGCGGCCGGCCGCTACGACGCCTATTGGGAGCGCAACCTGAATCCGTGGGACGTGGCGGCGGGCATCCTGTTCGTCACCGAGGCGGGCGGCCAGGTCACCGCCATAGACCGCGACGGCGATCCCAAGAACGGCAAGCAGGTCCTGGCCGCCAATCCTGAACTGCATCCCCAGCTGCGCAAGCTGCTTCAAGGCGCCTGACGGCCGCGGGCTTTCCTGATAACGCAGCCCGCATGACCGACAACGCCTTTACGTCCGATTTCCTCCGCACCATGCAGGCGCGAGGCTACATCCATCAGATCACCCATCCGGCCGAGCTGGATGCGGCGGCGGCGTCGGGCGTGGTGACGGGCTATATCGGCTTTGACGCCACAGCGCCGTCGCTGCACGTCGGCCACCTGATCCAGATCATGCTCCTGCGCCGGCTGCAGCAGGCCGGGCACAAGCCCATTGTTCTGATGGGCGGCGGCACGACGAAGGTCGGCGACCCCTCGTTCAAGGACACCCAGCGTCCCCTGCTGACGCCCGAGCGGATCGCCGAGAACATCGCGAGCATCAAGGGCGTGTTCGAGAAGTTCCTGACCTTCGGCGACGGCCCGACCGACGCGGTCATGCTGGACAACGACGAGTGGCTGTCCAAGCTGGGCTATCTGGAGTTCCTGCGCGACTACGGGACCCATTTCACCGTCAACCGCATGCTGAGCTTCGACTCGGTCAAGCTGCGCCTGGAGCGCGAGCAGCCGCTGACCTTCCTCGAGTTCAACTACATGCTGATGCAGGCGACCGACTTCCTAGAACTGAACCGGCGCTACGGCTGCACGCTGCAGATGGGCGGGTCGGACCAGTGGGGCAACATCGTCAACGGGGTCGAGCTGACCCGCCGCGTGGACCACAAGGCCGCGTTTGGCCTGACCACGCCGCTGCTGTCGACCGCCTCGGGCCAGAAGATGGGCAAGACCGTGGGCGGCGCCGTCTGGCTGAACGCCGACGCCCTGTCGCCGTACGAGTACTGGCAGTACTGGCGCAACACCGAGGACGGCGACGTGGGCCGCTTCATGCGCCTGTTCACCGACCTGTCGGACGCCGAGATCGCCGGCTACGAGGCCCTGCAAGGCGCCGCCATCAACGACGCCAAGAAGGCGCTGGCCGACGCCACGACCACAATGCTGCACGGGCCCGAGGAAGCCGCCAAGGCGCGCGCCGCCGCCGAAAACACCTTTGAAAAGGGCCAGCTGTCGGCCGACCTGCCGACCGTCGAACTGCCCGTGACCGAGGTCTATGGCGCCATGATCGCCGCCGTCGTCACCAAGGCCGGCCTGACCGCCTCCAACGGCGAGGCCCGCCGCCTGGCCCAGGGCGGCGGCCTGCGCCTCAACGACACGCCCGTAGCCGACGGAGCCCGACTACTGACCGAGGCCGACCTCAAGGACGGCGCCATCAAACTAGCCGCCGGCAAGAAGAAGATCGTGCGGGTCAAACCCACCTGATCCGAGCGGAGACTGGACATGGATGCTGGAACCCAAGCCCCGCCCCTCGACCTGCCGACCGACGGCGGCGGGCAGTTCGTGCTGGCGGATCGCGCCGGGCCGACCGTGGTCTATTTCTACCCCAAGGCCGACACGCCGGGCTGCACCACCGAGGGGCAGGATTTCTCGGCCCTGATGGATGACTTCGCCGCGCTAGGCGCCACCGTGATCGGCGTGTCGCGCGACCCGGTGAAAAAGCTGGATCGGTTCAAGGCCAAGCACGATCTCAAGGTCGTGCTTGGCTCCGATGAGGACGGTTCGGTCACCGAAGCCTGGGGCGTGTGGGTCGAGAAGCAGCTCTACGGCCGCAAGTACATGGGGATCGAGCGCGCGACCTTCCTGATCGACGCCCAGGGCCGCATCGCCCGCGCCTGGCGCAATGTGAAGGTCAAGGGCCACGCCGACGAGGTGCTGGCGGCGCTCAAAGGGCTGTGATCGGCGACCGGCGATCTTACGTGGCGCCTTGTCACGATCGCCCGCCTGGCCCTTAGTGACGGCGGGCCAGCGGCCGGGGCGTCAGGGCGCCTGGCGGCGGGGGACATTGGAGACACCGACCATGTTCAACAAGACCAAGCAAGATAGCGGCTTCGGCATTCCCGATCCCGCCCCGACCCCGGCTGCGGAGCCGCAGAGGGCGGACACGCCGACGCCGCGTCCCGCGGCGCCCGCGCCGTCCGCCGCGCGATCCAGCAATCTGTCCACCCTCTCGGCCGGGGTGAAGTACGAGGGCAACATCTCCGGCGGCGGCGATCTTCAGATCGACGGCTCGCTGAAGGGCGACGTGCGCGTCGCCCGCGTCACCATCGGCGAGAACGGCTCGGTCGAGGGCTCGGTCGCGGCCGACGTGCTCGAAATCCGCGGCCGCGTCTCGGGCTCGATCGTGGCCAAACAGGTCAAGCTGCACGCCTCGGCCCGCGTGGACGGAGACATCACCCAGGAACAGCTGTCCATCGAACAGGGCGCCTGGTTTCAGGGCCGCTGCACCCAGGCCAAGCGCGACGCCGCGGCTG is a window encoding:
- a CDS encoding NUDIX hydrolase, whose protein sequence is MSRTDAEPSPFDQDRPAPRWQTDDQPAPWTSRGGEVVFENAWLRVTRDDATAPTGSTADYVVARFRNLAVGVLPLHDDGTVTLVGQQRFPLKNFVWEMPEGGAPFDEDPFEGVKRELAEEAGLQADHWREAVRLELSNSVSDERAIAWVAWGLTPALGAADDTEDIRAARVPFADLIHEIERGAVRDAFTVATAYRALRMAQTGALPTELARNLLAGLSLEPS
- a CDS encoding nitroreductase, with product MSELSSILPLPARSLEWETRLATRRSAPAQALTAPAPSEPELDRILTLAARTPDHGKLFPWRFVILSPRFRLEAAASLRPLAARQPAPDKAAKVLVKLTAPPVTVMVVSSPVASDKIPAWEQELSAGAVCMNLEHAASALGYAASWITDWYSYDPDAASLFGVKDGERIAGFIHLGSMAEPALERPRPDMASKIQRLD
- the cydB gene encoding cytochrome d ubiquinol oxidase subunit II yields the protein MDLDLPLIWAGLIAVAVLLYVLLDGFDLGIGILFPFASSPGERDVMMNTVAPVWDGNETWLVLGGGGLLAAFPLAYSVLMPAFYLPVLLMLAGLIVRGVAFEFRFRARDRGRRFWTQMFAGGSILTTWAQGLILGGFIQGVVVRDERFAGGQFDWFTPYTLLVSVGLLAGYALLGATWLMMKTKDNLHGDAKRWSLISGVATAVLLAAVSLATLVIHPRVAARWGVDLGGDVVIDWAVLTPLLVVPLLGLAGLAIVFLTARRGSHRWPFVGALLVFLSGYVGLAVGFAPYVVPYALSFRQAAAPDNALGLMLVGTVVILPMILAYTAWVYWVFRGKIDEDAGYHH
- a CDS encoding cytochrome ubiquinol oxidase subunit I, with product MDFDALLLSRLQFAFTVSFHIIFPAFTIGLAAYLAVLEGLWLATKREAFKTLYLFWVKIFALSFGMGVVSGVVLSYQFGTNWSEFIRLTGGVIGPLLAYEVLTAFFLEASFLGVMLFGWKKVGPRLHFLATVLVAIGTTISAFWILSANSWMQTPQGYEIMADGRFQATDWMQVIFNPSFPSRLTHMLLAAFLTTALVVGAVSAFHVLRDRARKVRTEGWGESRIALVMAVGMIAVTAPLQLLAGHWSGEVAHKLQPSKTAAIEGYWISQANQPLHLFGIPDRDAQKNHFEISIPGIGNLVQNVPRDEVILGMDAWPREDQPPVAIPFFAFRIMVGLGLLMIGLGAWGVVLMVRKRLFQTGWFLRFCVLMGPSGFIAVLAGWMVTEVGRQPWVVYGVLRTRDAVSPVIASQVATSLLAYVIVYSIVFTAGALFILRLMIEGPVADSHEPQPRQDRAPGTPMGQAPDKDDTQDGGR
- a CDS encoding sensor histidine kinase; translated protein: MPVSRALDLPPPPPSTAARQRAPGRVGAAPAQGALGLGHPAVLLFTAVGVVMLVVLSLQFSRSVGVVAALWGASGLAIGVWLRSRRSMAFDVAFGALMAAGFLIGNLLAGNEFSLALMFTFANMLDVVVAVGLARRFAPSLTLGSVEDTGRFLLTAAVAAPLPAAAFAGLMLSFMHGSPFWPTFQTWWFGHALSVAVVGSCVLSLRRRALVRLRSPARLAETTLLFGLLFAACGAVFTTFDLPLGFTILPIILLIAVRARMVGVTTALVVVAIFAVGGSMAGHGPYARFDGPGRALMAQLLVLLGYMPIVLVAALLEERDRLSDRAKAGQVRAERSSAAKSRLLANVAHEIKSPVGGVIGIGDLWRTGQLGPTTPTQVEMAEMLVRTARQVETLAHDLLDVARAEAGGVKVELRPVKVEGLLQDVRRVAQLRPEAEGVRVEVSVDDPDLVALADSQRLNQVIGNLTSNALKYGGSGGVVRLMASASGEHIRLAVVDRGPGLSPEKQAQLFEPFNRLGLEKSAIEGHGVGLALAKRLTELQGGEIGVLSAPGEGATFWVLLPRA
- the thiE gene encoding thiamine phosphate synthase; this translates as MANALSAPPRPPCRLYLITPPTIEDLDAFAKALEAALDAGDVAALQIRLKPADPVVVREAVSRLAPIAQARGAAVILNDDPEMARATGCDGVHVGQGDMSLAEARRIMGAAGMVGVTCHDSRHLAMEAAEGGADYVAFGAFYPTETKTTASRPDPEILTIWQETMEVPCVAIGGITADTAGELARAGADFVAVSGAVWGHVDGPAQAVRAFNKALGSV
- a CDS encoding bacterioferritin-associated ferredoxin — its product is MYICNCNGLRQRDVARSIEAGATRPRDIFANHQCQAQCAKCVCDMRRMIQDATESYAMAAE
- the bfr gene encoding bacterioferritin; its protein translation is MKGDPAIIRTLNAVLTNELTAVNQYFLHARMFESWGLRHLGQIIYDESIGEMKHADMLIKRILFLDGLPNLQDLHKLKVGEEPIECLGADLQLEYNSRTTTKEAVTQCEAAHDYVSRDLLMRILADTEEHIDFLENQQKLIELLGAQNYLQSAMTEIQPDKSATGN
- a CDS encoding tryptophan-rich sensory protein, with translation MTSLDTAVDEVRDRAVDFLNSEGRSASHVALGVALTAGFALAATLLAMRTIEPRARSLSNLKDKEAPVVERPKGPLSLILPAVFSATTLSAVRVWNAPNRPERKAAMGLWMAAQATNAVWLAVRPASRGLQIIAAMTSAGLAAAFAHEARKLDDTAGSLASPMGAGVKLANRADKEAADTLH
- the efp gene encoding elongation factor P, which encodes MKINGNTIKPGMVLQHNGGLWVVTKASHVKPGKGGAFANVEAKNLETGNKLNERFRSEDKVERVTLEQKDFSYLFDNGDSLVFMDDGTYEQIELQKDWVGEERIPYLQEGMKVVIEMHEERPIGLSLPEQVTLEVAETEPTVKGQTASSSYKPAIANNGVRIMIPPYMSAGERIIVDTTTGEYVRRAD